The Candidatus Arthromitus sp. SFB-mouse-Japan genome includes a region encoding these proteins:
- a CDS encoding ABC transporter ATP-binding protein, which translates to MSIIGLNGCGKSTLLKCICNFLDYEGSIKIRGKEVRQVRNRELAKNVSILFQQNNMYFDYKVSDVIRFGRYIYERWNFRYGDCENLDIILKNMGIYHLKDRFMSELSGGEKQRVFISRILYQDPYIILLDEFNNNIDLSTQIYIIENFRDIFKDKIIVSVFHDLNLVRNLDSLVMVLKDSKIYKYGDVDSIFNKNILQSVYGVDVQKFMINSFNKWNKK; encoded by the coding sequence TTGAGCATAATAGGATTAAATGGATGTGGTAAGTCAACTTTACTCAAATGTATATGTAATTTTTTGGATTATGAGGGTAGCATAAAAATTAGAGGGAAAGAAGTAAGACAAGTTAGAAATAGAGAGCTTGCTAAAAATGTTAGTATATTATTTCAACAAAATAATATGTACTTTGATTATAAGGTTTCAGATGTTATAAGGTTTGGTAGATATATTTACGAAAGATGGAATTTTAGATATGGTGATTGTGAAAATTTAGATATTATATTAAAAAATATGGGGATATATCATTTGAAAGATAGATTTATGAGTGAGCTATCTGGAGGAGAAAAGCAAAGAGTATTTATATCTAGAATTTTGTATCAAGATCCATATATAATTTTGCTCGATGAATTTAATAATAATATAGATTTAAGTACTCAAATTTACATAATAGAGAATTTTAGAGATATTTTTAAAGATAAGATTATTGTGTCAGTTTTTCATGATTTGAATTTAGTTAGAAATCTAGATAGTTTGGTAATGGTACTTAAAGATAGTAAGATTTATAAATATGGTGATGTTGACTCCATATTTAATAAAAATATTTTACAGAGTGTATATGGGGTGGATGTTCAGAAATTTATGATAAATTCTTTTAATAAATGGAATAAAAAATAA
- a CDS encoding deoxynucleoside kinase codes for MVIVVGGMIGLGKTSVSEIIAKEFNSKVFYESVEDNPILPLFYNSTDEEIKLNRYPFLLQLFFLDKRFKSIKQALTSKNNVLDRSIYEDWYFCKRNMDLGRISELEMSVYESLLNNMMEELDELPKKSPDIFIYLRGSFDTIINRIKMRGRSYEIDNKLVDYYRYIWEGYDDWMYNVYSKSSVLTIDMDNMDVVNNFEDRNNLIKIVKEKLCLA; via the coding sequence ATGGTGATAGTTGTTGGTGGGATGATAGGCCTAGGTAAGACAAGCGTTTCAGAAATTATAGCAAAGGAATTCAATTCTAAAGTATTTTATGAGAGTGTGGAAGATAATCCGATTTTACCATTGTTTTATAATTCAACGGATGAGGAGATAAAATTAAATAGATATCCTTTTTTGCTTCAATTATTTTTTTTAGATAAGAGATTTAAATCCATAAAACAGGCATTAACTAGTAAGAATAATGTATTAGATAGAAGTATATATGAAGATTGGTATTTTTGTAAGAGGAATATGGATCTTGGAAGAATTTCAGAACTTGAGATGAGTGTTTATGAATCATTGTTAAATAATATGATGGAAGAGCTTGATGAGCTTCCAAAGAAGAGTCCAGATATATTTATATATTTGAGAGGAAGTTTTGATACGATTATAAATAGGATAAAAATGAGAGGAAGATCTTATGAAATTGATAATAAACTTGTAGATTATTATAGATATATTTGGGAAGGTTATGACGATTGGATGTATAACGTATATAGTAAATCGTCGGTTTTAACGATTGATATGGATAATATGGATGTTGTAAATAATTTTGAAGATAGGAATAATTTAATAAAGATTGTTAAAGAAAAGTTATGCCTAGCTTAA
- the deoD gene encoding purine-nucleoside phosphorylase → MDTPHINTGGNKIAESILLPGDPLRCKFIAENYLTDVVQFNSVRNMFGFTGKYKGKEVSVMGTGMGMPSIGIYSYELITKFGVKNLIRIGSCGAIQENLNLYDIVIGQGASTNSNFASQYGLPGTFAPIASYDLLSKAVESANKLGIHVNVGNILSSDIFYDDNNDSYLLWKKMGILAIEMEAAALYMNAARLGVKALCILTVSDNIITREETTAEERQTAFNKMMELSLDVV, encoded by the coding sequence ATGGATACTCCTCATATTAATACTGGTGGTAATAAAATTGCAGAAAGTATACTATTACCTGGAGACCCACTTAGATGTAAATTTATTGCAGAAAACTATTTAACTGATGTAGTACAATTTAATTCTGTAAGAAATATGTTTGGTTTCACAGGTAAATATAAAGGTAAAGAAGTTTCTGTAATGGGTACAGGAATGGGAATGCCGAGCATAGGGATTTATTCTTATGAGCTTATAACAAAATTTGGAGTAAAGAATTTAATTAGAATTGGTAGTTGCGGGGCAATACAGGAAAATCTTAATTTATATGATATAGTAATAGGTCAAGGTGCTTCTACTAATTCAAATTTTGCATCTCAATATGGACTTCCGGGAACATTTGCTCCTATAGCATCTTATGATTTGTTATCTAAAGCTGTTGAATCTGCAAATAAATTGGGTATACATGTAAATGTAGGTAATATACTATCATCGGATATTTTTTATGACGATAATAATGATTCATACTTATTATGGAAAAAGATGGGAATATTAGCGATTGAGATGGAAGCAGCGGCACTATACATGAATGCTGCAAGACTTGGAGTTAAAGCACTTTGTATATTAACAGTAAGTGACAATATAATAACTCGTGAGGAAACTACAGCTGAAGAAAGACAAACTGCATTTAATAAAATGATGGAACTTTCTTTAGATGTCGTATAA
- a CDS encoding P-loop NTPase fold protein — MLYLCSLVIAIIYLYIFLYIFRYKLLDFIKKFIFRIVPESLILIYISFFMISIINSKIINSLSKTQIYNFANQINNIFFHKFYNLTLFDFIIILLCFYFIIIIVMTCQKRGYISKLSYLKCTVVYKYFTEIKIIVIIFYIVYLILLYVSREYFIYDFKHYVGIFTIFNIYSILNLFLIMTELEFLLLPDLFENKVNKFSKKNFIKDDNYIIYDFNMMFNEKKHLFIELCNYLKYYHKEPLTICIDGESGVGKSTFSYVLQKELNDDYYVFNINSLIFTENNKLNDYFNYIIENLFKAHGIYNSKSLKNYMNIINYVMNDKVSNLVNYFMNDKIQKNYFEIKDEINNCIVKIFGSDSEVKFKKGIIFIIDDLERIYNDSQIVNILIFSQYILGFDYIKFILVTNLGILRNKIDNQYLDMFIHKIFKIDSTSINSILVKYFGELIKIERCEDSSLNIGSWITHLLDIEFDKYIKEFGVYLYNNINLEYYILKKKWIDYKRILLEDLRNGGLIDNKNNIVFNFNNSGYEMINEYYNYIYFKKSFLGDNREVILDNIYNLIKEEYINMDLYDDEQVIAIWIYMEKNNKLLNCIKFNINHYRVYKNLTLYKNNMNKVNYLIDLKLDNSPRNLKRQVSFFLYSFEKLDEYLCNLRNDKNFCYIIDIVNQRDFILFFMVICFFRISNFIVSDFDDNSFKSDNNINILSIYKFLVSNHETLKGYSVKGIISFVYDNIDKIDIDKYINLKGFDKGINYIYLCFYIQTYIYKKLILEDVNEESFEILIDFIYNLISV, encoded by the coding sequence GTGTTGTATTTATGTAGTTTAGTAATTGCGATTATATATTTATATATATTCTTATATATTTTTAGATATAAATTATTAGATTTTATAAAAAAATTTATATTTAGGATAGTGCCAGAATCACTTATATTAATTTATATAAGTTTTTTTATGATAAGCATAATAAATTCTAAGATAATTAATTCTCTAAGTAAAACTCAAATATATAATTTTGCTAATCAGATAAATAATATATTTTTTCATAAATTTTATAATTTAACATTGTTCGATTTTATTATAATACTTTTATGTTTTTATTTTATTATTATTATTGTGATGACTTGTCAAAAAAGGGGTTATATAAGTAAGCTTAGTTATTTAAAATGCACTGTAGTTTATAAGTATTTTACTGAGATAAAGATTATAGTTATAATATTTTATATTGTTTATCTTATATTGCTATATGTTTCAAGGGAATATTTTATATATGATTTTAAACATTATGTGGGAATATTTACAATATTTAATATATACTCTATATTGAATTTGTTTCTTATAATGACGGAACTCGAGTTTCTATTATTGCCAGATTTATTTGAAAATAAAGTGAATAAATTTAGCAAGAAAAATTTTATTAAAGATGATAATTATATTATATATGATTTTAATATGATGTTTAATGAAAAAAAACATTTATTTATAGAATTGTGTAATTATTTAAAATATTATCATAAGGAACCATTAACTATATGTATTGATGGGGAATCAGGAGTTGGTAAGAGTACGTTTTCATACGTGTTACAAAAAGAATTGAATGATGATTATTATGTATTTAATATTAATAGTCTTATATTTACAGAGAACAATAAATTAAATGATTATTTTAATTATATAATAGAAAATTTATTTAAGGCACATGGAATATATAATTCTAAATCTTTAAAAAACTATATGAATATAATAAATTATGTCATGAATGATAAAGTTTCCAATTTAGTTAATTATTTTATGAATGATAAAATCCAAAAAAATTATTTTGAGATAAAAGATGAAATAAACAATTGTATAGTTAAGATATTTGGAAGTGATTCTGAGGTAAAATTTAAAAAGGGAATTATATTTATAATAGATGATTTAGAAAGAATTTATAATGATTCTCAAATAGTTAATATATTGATTTTTTCTCAATATATATTGGGATTTGATTATATAAAATTTATTTTAGTAACAAATTTAGGAATATTAAGAAATAAGATAGATAATCAGTATTTAGATATGTTTATACACAAAATATTTAAGATAGATAGTACAAGTATTAATAGCATATTAGTTAAATATTTTGGTGAATTAATTAAGATTGAGAGATGTGAAGATAGTAGTTTAAATATAGGTAGTTGGATAACACATTTACTTGATATAGAATTTGATAAATATATAAAAGAGTTTGGAGTATATCTTTATAATAATATAAATCTGGAATATTATATATTAAAAAAGAAATGGATAGATTATAAACGAATATTATTGGAAGATTTAAGAAATGGTGGATTGATAGATAACAAGAATAATATTGTGTTTAATTTTAATAATTCTGGATATGAAATGATAAATGAGTATTATAATTATATTTATTTTAAGAAGTCTTTTTTAGGGGATAATAGGGAAGTAATATTAGATAATATATATAATTTAATAAAAGAAGAATACATTAATATGGATCTATATGATGATGAACAAGTTATAGCCATATGGATATATATGGAGAAAAATAATAAATTGTTAAATTGTATTAAATTTAATATAAATCATTATAGAGTTTATAAAAATTTAACGTTATATAAAAATAATATGAATAAGGTAAATTATTTAATAGATTTAAAATTAGATAATAGTCCGAGAAATTTGAAGAGACAGGTGTCTTTTTTCTTATACAGCTTTGAAAAATTAGATGAATATTTGTGTAACTTAAGAAATGATAAAAATTTCTGTTACATTATAGATATAGTAAATCAGAGAGATTTTATATTATTTTTTATGGTGATATGTTTTTTTAGGATATCAAATTTTATAGTTTCTGATTTTGATGATAATAGTTTTAAATCCGATAATAATATAAATATTTTAAGTATATATAAATTTTTAGTATCTAATCATGAAACTCTTAAGGGATATTCTGTAAAAGGTATTATATCATTTGTGTACGATAATATAGATAAAATAGACATAGATAAGTATATAAATTTAAAAGGTTTTGATAAAGGTATAAATTATATATATCTATGTTTTTATATACAAACGTATATATATAAAAAGTTAATATTGGAAGATGTTAACGAAGAGTCTTTTGAAATATTAATTGATTTCATATATAATTTGATAAGTGTTTAA
- a CDS encoding response regulator transcription factor — translation MRILLAEDEKELSNAIVAVLKHNYYSVDAVYNGEDALDWALNDEYDLIILDVMMPKINGLDVLKGLRDKNIDVPVLILTAKGEIDDRVIGLDLGADDYMCKPFNIKEFLARVRAIIRRKQGIVSNNLEFNNMILNKENFELSYEDKSIRLGNKEYQILEMLMSNPNVIISTEKFMSKVWGYDSEAEINGVWVYISYLRKKLISINSPVEIKAFRGIGYKLENKSEN, via the coding sequence ATGAGAATATTATTGGCTGAGGATGAAAAAGAACTTTCAAATGCTATTGTAGCTGTTTTAAAACATAATTATTATTCAGTTGATGCTGTGTATAATGGTGAAGATGCTTTAGATTGGGCATTAAACGACGAGTATGATTTGATAATTTTGGATGTTATGATGCCTAAGATTAATGGATTAGATGTTTTGAAGGGTCTGAGAGATAAAAATATAGATGTACCAGTACTAATATTAACAGCTAAGGGAGAAATAGATGATAGAGTTATAGGACTGGATTTGGGTGCAGATGATTATATGTGTAAGCCTTTTAATATTAAAGAATTTTTGGCTAGAGTTAGAGCTATTATTAGACGTAAGCAGGGAATTGTATCAAATAATTTGGAATTTAATAACATGATTTTAAATAAGGAAAATTTTGAATTATCATATGAAGATAAAAGTATTAGACTTGGTAATAAAGAATATCAAATACTTGAGATGCTTATGAGCAATCCTAATGTTATAATATCTACTGAAAAGTTTATGAGTAAAGTATGGGGATATGATTCTGAAGCTGAAATTAATGGTGTTTGGGTTTATATTTCTTATTTAAGGAAGAAGCTTATTTCAATTAATTCTCCTGTGGAGATTAAGGCTTTTAGAGGCATAGGATATAAATTAGAAAATAAGAGTGAGAACTAA